ATACACCAGATACGAGCGGGCGTTCCAATGCACCCATGCCAATCGACGGAACGCCCATCGTGCACAACCTGCTTGAAACGCCCCTCGTCCTGCTGGCCGGCCTGCTCACCATTGCTTCGCCCTGCATCCTCCCGGTGATGCCGATCCTGCTCGGCACGTCGGTGGACCGGCCCAGCCGCGTGCGGCCCCGGATCGCCGCTTTGTTCCCCTCCCTGAAAGGACTCTGACATGCTCTCCCGACTCAAAACCCTGGCCGCCGTGGTTGTCGTTTCCGCGACTGCCGCTGCCGGCGCCATCGCCATCGGAGCCGCCGGCACCACCGCGTTCGCAGCCCCGCTGAAGAACGGCGGACCCGCACCGGAATTCACCGGCATCGACACGTGGCTCAACAGCGATCCGTTGACCATGCAGCAGTTGCGGGGCAAGGTCGTGCTGGTCGACTTCTGGACCTACACGTGTATTAACTGCATCAATACGCTGCCTTACGTCAAGGGCTGGAATCAGAAATACAAGGACCAGGGGCTCGCCGTAATAGGCGTACACACGCCCGAGTACCCGTTCGAGCGCAACACCGACAACGTCAAAACGGCCATCAAGCGCTTCGGCATCGGTTATCCAGTGGCGCAGGACAACCGGTACGCGACGTGGCGCGCCTATGACAACCAGTACTGGCCGGCTGTCTACCTGATCAACAGGCAGGGACAGGTGGTCTACAGTCACTTCGGCGAGGGCGACTATGCAGAGACCGAGGCGAAGATCCAGAGCTTGCTGGCGCAGAAGGAATAAGGCGGGCTGACGGTGTTGCACGTGAGAGCAACACCACTGTCCGGATGTTTGCCATCGAATAGGTCGCGCGGGATAACGATGGTTCACGTTATTTCCCGCGGGCATGAACACATCGGACCGACCTGCTCGCCGTACTCCGGCGGCCGGGTTAACACATCAACAGGAGGAGTAGAAATGTCGGACAAGATCAACGATCGTCGTCGCGGTTTCCTCGGCACTGCCGCCATGGCCCTGGCGGCCGCCCAGTTCGGCATGATCGGCCTTGCACAAGCACAATCCAGCACGACGAAACTGGCAGCCGTGCCGCCGATCAAGCCGGGAACCAACACGTCGTTCGGTCCGCTGAAGCAGATCGATGCCGGTCTTCTGAACGTGGGATACGCCGAGGCTGGCCCAGCCAATGGCCCCGTGGTCATCCTTCTACACGGCTGGCCCTACGACATCCACAGCTACGTCGATGTTGCGCCTCTGCTGGCGTCAGCCGGCTACCGGGTGATCGTCCCGCATCTGCGCGGCTATGGCACGACGCGTTTTCGTTCGGATACGACAGTCCGGAATGGCCAGCAGGCGGTCGTCGCGGTCGACATCATCGCGCTCATGGATGCGCTCAGGATCGACAAGGCAATTCTTGGCGGCTATGACTGGGGAGGCCGCACCGCCTGCATCATGGCGGCGCTCTGGCCGGAGCGCTGCAAGGCTCTCGTCGCCGTGAGCGGCTATCTGATCGGCAACCAGGAAGCGGGCAAGATACCGCTGCCACCGAAGGCGGAACACGACTGGTGGTACCAGTTCTACTTCACTACCGAGCGCGGCCGCGCGGGCTACGAAAAGTACCGGCGCGATTTTGCGAAACTCATCTGGCAGCTCGCTTCGCCGACGTGGCATTTCGACGACGCCACGTTCGATCGCAGCGCAACGGCCTTCGACAATCCGGACCACGTCAGCATCGTGATCCATAACTACCGCTGGCGACAGAGTCTGGCTGCAGGCGAGCCGCAGTACGACGATCTGGAAAGGCGGCTAGCGGCTGGTCCGGTCATCACCGTGCCCACCATCACCCTTGAAGGGGATGCGAATGGCGCACCGCATCCGGAACCCGCATCCTACGCCAGGAAATTCTCCGGCAAATACGAGCACCGGCTCATTACCGGCGGCATCGGCCACAACCTGCCCCAGGAAGCCCCCCAGGCCTTCGCCCAGGCGATCATTGACGTAGCCAGCCGCTGACCCGGGCGGGACTGGATAGCACGCCGCAAGCCCTTCATCGGGTGGCCTGCCTTCCAGTCCCCGACTGCAGGTTTCTTTTCAAAGCGCCTTGTTACCGTCGCTGTTCCCGGCTTCGCCCGGGAAACAGAACTTCGCTCGTTGAGGGTGTCCGTCGCGTCATGGAGTGGCCGGCGGGCCGGACAACCGCACTCATTGTCCTGCCTTAGCCAATCGACGCACGAGTCAAAACGTATTTATCTCTCCCATGAAGCAGCACCCGGCGATCCGGCTTTGCCATAGCGCCGGCGTGCCACGCCAACCACACCGGCGTCGATCGCGCCGTCATCCGAGAGTGCCTTCAACGCGGCAATCACGATCGACGCGCGGTCCACTTCGAAGAACTCGCGCAAAGCCTGACGCGTATCGCTGCGGCCGAAGCCATCGGTGCCAAGCGTCACATAGCGACGCGGCACATAGGCACGAATCAGTTCAGGGATGGCGCGCACGTAGTCCGTCGCCGCAATCACCGGACCGCTCGACGCTTCGAGCGCCGCGGTCACATACGGCACCGGCGCTGATTCGCCGAAACGTGCGAGCCGCTCGGCGGCCATGCCGGCGCGCTGCAACTCGGTGAAACTCGTCACACTCCAGACCGCGGCCTCGATACCCCAATCGTCCTTGAGCATCTGCTGCGCGGCGATCACCTCGCCGAGGATCGCGCCCGAGCCGAGCAGTTGCACGCGAGCCGCGTCCTTTGTCTCCGGCTGCAGCGGATAGATGCCCTTGAGAATGCCCTCGCGCAGTGCCTGCGGATCGCCCTGCGGCACCGACGGCTGCGCGTAGTTCTCGTTCATCACCGTGACGTAATAAAAGACGTCACGCTGACGTTCGACCATCTCGCGCGCACCCTCGTCGATGATCGCCGCCACCTCATACGCAAACGCTGGATCGTAAGCGCGGCAATTCGGAATCGTCGAAGCCGCCAGATGACTGCTGCCATCCTGGTGCTGCAGGCCCTCGCCACCGAGCGTCGTCTTGCCGGACGTCGCCCCGATCAGGAAGCCGCGCGCACGCTGATCGGCGGCCGCCCAGATGAGGTCGCCGATGCGCTGAAAGCCAAACATCGAGTAGTAGATGTAGAACGGCAACATCGGCAGATCGTGCACGCTGTATGACG
The DNA window shown above is from Paraburkholderia sp. BL10I2N1 and carries:
- a CDS encoding alpha/beta hydrolase, with the protein product MSDKINDRRRGFLGTAAMALAAAQFGMIGLAQAQSSTTKLAAVPPIKPGTNTSFGPLKQIDAGLLNVGYAEAGPANGPVVILLHGWPYDIHSYVDVAPLLASAGYRVIVPHLRGYGTTRFRSDTTVRNGQQAVVAVDIIALMDALRIDKAILGGYDWGGRTACIMAALWPERCKALVAVSGYLIGNQEAGKIPLPPKAEHDWWYQFYFTTERGRAGYEKYRRDFAKLIWQLASPTWHFDDATFDRSATAFDNPDHVSIVIHNYRWRQSLAAGEPQYDDLERRLAAGPVITVPTITLEGDANGAPHPEPASYARKFSGKYEHRLITGGIGHNLPQEAPQAFAQAIIDVASR
- a CDS encoding thioredoxin family protein; translation: MLSRLKTLAAVVVVSATAAAGAIAIGAAGTTAFAAPLKNGGPAPEFTGIDTWLNSDPLTMQQLRGKVVLVDFWTYTCINCINTLPYVKGWNQKYKDQGLAVIGVHTPEYPFERNTDNVKTAIKRFGIGYPVAQDNRYATWRAYDNQYWPAVYLINRQGQVVYSHFGEGDYAETEAKIQSLLAQKE